CTTGAGGATTTCTTGTGCTGGTTCATCCAGCCTGGTCCAGAGTTCTTCCAGCAGAAAAAACTCGATTTTTTCCTTGAAGGCTGACTCAGGTCCGGCCAGAGCCTCGACAGAACTCCTCCCATTGATCAGCAGGGCAGCCATCAATTTCAACGAATAGGGATGACCTTTTGAACCTGACAAAATCAATTTTCTGGTATTTTCGTTGATGTTTTTAGGACTGTGAGAAGAAAAGAGCCTGTTCAGCAGGTTTTCAGCATCAGTCTGAATCAATCCTTCGAGGATCAGTTCACCGGTTTCGGCCAGGTCAGTCACCGGAAGGGAAGGACGCACCCTGGTGATTACTATGATCTTTCCTGTACTGAAGTATCTGAGTCCCAGAGACAGGATTTCTTCAGATGCTATATCCGTGAGATAATGAAAATCATCTATGAACAGGGTGAAACCGTGCTTTTCGATCAGTTCCACGATCAGCTGCGGTTTAATTCCAGTTGCAGATTTGCATTCCTGGTCAGCGGTCTCGTTGAAAACCTGTTGTACAATCTCACCCATCAGGTCAGCGGAATTCCAGCCTGATTTGCAGGATATCCACAGTGATTTCGAGCCTTCTTCCCGCTGCAGCAGACCGGCGAAAGCCGCAGCCAGCGAGGTCTTGCCCATGCCTCCTATGCCGGCGATAATCACTATTTTTTGATTATGATAAATGGTGTTCAAAAATTCTAAATCAGCTTCCCTGCCACAGAAGCTGCCGGGAGGTGTCGGAATTCCATGCATCGGCTCGGGGCTCCTTTGGAAATTTAACAGCCTGCTGATTCTCAGCTTTTTATCCCGTGCTCCGCGAGTTTTCTCTGCCAGTCAGCCAGGGTCAGGCCCAGGAAATTATAGGCATTCCCACCGTGTTTGTTCAGCGCCTGCTGGAGGTAACTCCTCTCGGCAAGCCTGGTGGCTTCAGAAAGCGTGAGATTGACAGTGGAGGAAGTGTAGTTGAGGAGTTCCTTCACTTCAGACCGCTGGATGGTTTTAGCCGGGATGGTTTCAAGGCAGCGCCTCACCACGCCGATCAGCTCATCCACGTTTTCAGGCCAGCTGTAGTTCTGCAGTGCCACCAGTGCGTCCATGGCAAAGTTCTTGACCCTGGTTCCGGCAGTCCGGGAAAATCTCTCCAGAAAAATGTTTGCGAGCAGAGGCACATCTTCAGATCTCTGCCTGAGAGACGGAAATTTGAAAATATAGCGGGGATAATCGGAAGATTCAAGGAATTTAGGCAGTTTATCTTCGCCGTACTGGCCTGAAAAGATCAGAAGATTGTTCCGCTGGAAAACCCCTTCCAGGGCTTCCAGCACCCGGTCCTGAAATTCCGGATGCTGGTGGAAACAGTTCTCTACGAACAGGATCCTGTTCTCTCCAGCCAAAAGTTCCAGCACCTGCTGCGGATTTTTTTTAAAATCAATCTTCACCAGGGTGAATTCAGGTCTTCTCACAGAGAGAAAATCAGCCATATGCTCCCGGCCGGTGCCGGGTTCCCCTGAAAAGACAAAACATTCCGAGGGTTTTCTGAAATTCAGGAGAAAATTCTTGTGCTCAAGCAGCTGTCTGTTCACCGTGTAAAATTCGTTCAGTTCGCTGAAAGTCTCCACTTTAGAGTCCTGCCGTTCATAATGGTGGAGGAAGACTTCCAGCTTGGCGGAAATAATGTCTACCGGCCAGAAATCCTCTGCTCCGAAAAAGACATATCTGGCGCTCTGGCTGATATTGCTCTTCTCGCCGCAGATCACGATCTTGAACCTGGGGAGTTTCTCCCTGATCAATCTGACATTTTCAGGCTGATGGATCACGAATTCCTCGAAAACCGCCACCAGGCCGATATTCTCGAAGTTTTCAGGCACTTCATCCAGATTCCTGTAGAAAGTGGTGGAAATGTCCTTCAATTCCTGAAAAATTGTCCTTCTTAGCTCTTCTCCGACCACCATCACTTTGACGCTGGCGATGTTCTTCTGAGTAATGATTTCCGTACCTTTTCCCGGGGCAGTGTCAAGATGAAATTCATCGCCAATCTTCTCTGCCAGAAACAATCCTCTGCCTCCCATGCTGAAGATGTCTTTCGGCAATTCAGCTTTCTGGAAATGGAATCCCTTGCCCTCGTCAGTCACAATCACTTCGATCCTGTTCTCCCTCACCACCAGTGTAAACCAGATCTTTCCGGATTTTCCATCATAGCCATGCTCAATGGCATTTACAAGCAGTTCGTCGATCAGGAGTTTCAGTTCGAACATCTTATTTTCAGGAACACCCGTTTTATGCAGTAGTTCTGTAGCAAAATTCTGGGCTTTCTGAATCTCATCGAAGTCGCTGGTTAACTCCAGACTGTAAGTGCCTGATTGCTCTTTGATCTTTTGAAAATAATTCTCCATTATTTTTGAAAGTTCCAGAACGTCGATTTTCAACTTCTGGGAAGCGAGCTCCAGATTCCAGTCCAGACTCTCCACAGTATTGATGATATACCCGTTTCTGAACTCAGCCAGAAAGTCTTCAAGCGACACGGCACGTTTCTGAAAAATGATGTTTTTCATGTTCGCTGCGAGGATGATCCCCAGTTCGCTGAAATTGGCCAGTTGATGGCAGACTTCCTGCAGCTCGTTGAAATTTCTGGGCCAGTCATATTCCCTGAATATTTCCAGCGCTTCCTCGGAAACAAGGCGGATCGATTTTCCAAGCTGCCTGCTGTATTTTTCCAGGAGGTAGAAAAATATTTCTTCCCTGTTGCCCAGTTCTCGCAGCAGCGGCAGGTAGAGAAAGCAGGGAAACATATCTCCGGGTGGAGAATAATTATAATCAGCCGTGGAGGCGAAGATTGTCAGACTGCTTTTCTGAAGACGTTCGATCAGATCGCCTGTAATGTTTTCAAGATTGGACAGATAGACACACCCTTGCTCTCCGCTGTCCAGAAGACGTCTCAGAGCTTCCAGGTTTTCCGCTGAGCGCAGATCAAGCTTTACCAGCCTGGATTCAGGATGACCGATCTCGTGAAGTTTTCTGGCGATGAAATCTTTTCCAGTGCCGGGTTTTCCGTAGATCAAGGCATTCAGACCCTGGATCGCGGTCTTTTTTATCAGATAGCTGTAACTGGTATTGTCCAGATAATGAAGACCTTTCTGATTCTCGAACTTCTGATAGGCGGAAAGAACCGTTTTCTTCCGCTTCCCCCGCTCCAGAGCCGAGAGAAGAATGGGGATCGTGAAGGGTTTCTCTATGAAGTCAAAAGCCCCGGCT
This genomic interval from Candidatus Wallbacteria bacterium contains the following:
- a CDS encoding response regulator, with the translated sequence MNYTVLVVDDEQFIRQILKEILEKENFQVTLAETGEAALDFLSHNEVDFILLDILLPGIDGMEVLSRLSGKLERTIVIMISGHGNYQHAVAAVKAGAFDFIEKPFTIPILLSALERGKRKKTVLSAYQKFENQKGLHYLDNTSYSYLIKKTAIQGLNALIYGKPGTGKDFIARKLHEIGHPESRLVKLDLRSAENLEALRRLLDSGEQGCVYLSNLENITGDLIERLQKSSLTIFASTADYNYSPPGDMFPCFLYLPLLRELGNREEIFFYLLEKYSRQLGKSIRLVSEEALEIFREYDWPRNFNELQEVCHQLANFSELGIILAANMKNIIFQKRAVSLEDFLAEFRNGYIINTVESLDWNLELASQKLKIDVLELSKIMENYFQKIKEQSGTYSLELTSDFDEIQKAQNFATELLHKTGVPENKMFELKLLIDELLVNAIEHGYDGKSGKIWFTLVVRENRIEVIVTDEGKGFHFQKAELPKDIFSMGGRGLFLAEKIGDEFHLDTAPGKGTEIITQKNIASVKVMVVGEELRRTIFQELKDISTTFYRNLDEVPENFENIGLVAVFEEFVIHQPENVRLIREKLPRFKIVICGEKSNISQSARYVFFGAEDFWPVDIISAKLEVFLHHYERQDSKVETFSELNEFYTVNRQLLEHKNFLLNFRKPSECFVFSGEPGTGREHMADFLSVRRPEFTLVKIDFKKNPQQVLELLAGENRILFVENCFHQHPEFQDRVLEALEGVFQRNNLLIFSGQYGEDKLPKFLESSDYPRYIFKFPSLRQRSEDVPLLANIFLERFSRTAGTRVKNFAMDALVALQNYSWPENVDELIGVVRRCLETIPAKTIQRSEVKELLNYTSSTVNLTLSEATRLAERSYLQQALNKHGGNAYNFLGLTLADWQRKLAEHGIKS